In Arthrobacter sp. Marseille-P9274, the sequence CGGTGCCGGCCGGCCACGAACTGGACCGGCTCACCCGGCCGGTGGCGGCGGCAGACCTGAAGGACGTCCCCCTGATCATGCATTCGCCGGTCAAGGCCCGCTACTTCTACGACCTGGTGGTGCGGCACATCCCGTTCGAACACGCCAACGTGGTGCATGAGGTCAGCCAGATCCTGACCATGGTTGCCCTCGTCGCCACCGGGCGCGGGGTCGCCTTCGTCCCGGAGTCCGCCCGGCTGCTCGGGGTCGAAGGCGTGTCATACCTCCGGCTGGCCGACGTGGCCTCGGACACCGTGGAGCTGCATGCGATCTGGACCAAGACCGGACACAACCCGGCGCTGCGGCAGCTGCTCGACGTGGTCTGGGAGAGAACCGGCTGATCCCGCCGTCGTGATTCCTTTCCTGCATCAATCCATACAAAATAGGGCTTGGACAGGCATCATCAACGCTTCCTAGGGTGGAGGCAACGACCACCCAGACCCGCCGTCCGCGGCACCATCGCAAAGGAAGATGCACGTGGCCCAGTACACGCCCCAGGAACTCGCCGACAAGCTCAAGGAAGGCCTGCTCTCCTTCCCGGTCACCGCGTTCGACGCCGACCTGAAGGTCGACGAAGCCGCCTACCGCACCCACCTCGCGTGGCAGTCCAGCTTCGATGTCGCCGGGCTCTTCGCCGCCGGCGGCACCGGCGAGGGCTTCAGCCTGACCCCGGAAGAGTCCGCCCGCGTCGTCTGGATGGCCGTGGAGGAGGCCGGCAGCCGAGTGCCGGTCCTGGCTTCCGCCGGCGGTTCCACCGCGCAGGCCATCCAGAATGCCAAGGACGCCGAAGCCGCCGGGGCCGAGGGCCTGCTGCTGCTGCCGCCGTACCTCACCGAGTGCGACCAGGCCGGCCTGCTGGCCCATGTCTCCGCCATCTGCTCCGCCACCAGCATCGGCGTCATCGTCTACAACCGCGCCAACGCCGTCTACTCGGCGGAGACCGTCGCGAAGCTGGCGGACCGCCACCCCAACTTCATCGGCTTCAAGGACGCCCTCGGAGACATCGAGCACCTGACCAAGGTCTACGCCAAGAACGGGGACCGGCTGTTCTACCTCGGCGGCCTGCCCACCGCCGAGACCTTCGCCCTGCCGCTGCTGCAGCTGGGCATGAGCACCTATTCCTCCGCGATGTACAACTTCGTGCCGGAGTTCGCGCTGGAGTTCTACCGCGATGTCCGCAACCAGGACCGTGTGGCGGTCAACGAGAAGCTGAACCGGTTTGTCCTCCCCTACCTGGAGATCCGCGACCGCGCCAAGGGCTATGGCGTCTCGATCGTCAAGGGCGGCCTGAAGGCGATCGGCCGCGACGCCGGTTCCGTCCGCCCGCCGCTGCAGGACCTGACCGAGCAGGACGTCGCGGACCTGTCCGCCCTGATCGACGCCGCGGGCATCCGCCCGCGGGACGCCGCCATGGCACAGCCTGCCTGAATAACGACGACGAAAGCGGCCGCCTGCCTTTAGGCGGCCGCTTTCCGCCCGGTCCGGGACCGGGTGCAAGACCGCACACCCACCGCAGAAGGAGTACCCCGATGCCCACGACAGAAACCACGCTGACCGGCCAGTCGATCATTGCCGGCGAGCAGGTGGCCGGCACCGGCCGGACCATGAACGGCTTCGACCCGCGCACCAACGAGGTCCTGGAACCGGCCTACACGCTGATCGACGCCGACCAGCTTGCCGCCGCCACCGCAGCCGCCGAGGAGGCGTTCGAGAGCTTCAGCTCGCTCGACCCGGAAACCCACGCCGCCTTCCTCGAGAAGATCGCGGACAACATCGAGGCCGCCGGCCTGGAGCTGGTCGAGCGCGCGATGGCCGAAACGGGCCTGCCGGAGGCCCGCCTGGCCGGCGAGCGCGGCCGCACCACCGGCCAGCTGCGCCTCTTCGCCCAGGTCGTCCGCCAGGGCGACCACCGCGGCGTGCGGATCGATCCGGCCCAGCCCGAGCGCCAGCCGATGCCCCGCGTGGACATCCGCCAGCGCAAGGTCGCCCTCGGCCCGGTCGCGGTCTTCGGCGCCAGCAACTTCCCGCTCGCGTTCTCCACCGCCGGCGGCGACACCGCCTCCGCGCTGGCCGCCGGCTGCCCGGTGGTCTTCAAGGCCCACAACGCCCACCCGGGCACCAGCGAGATCGTCGGCCGGGCGATCACCGACGCCGTGCGGGACAGCGGCCTGCACCCCGGCGTCTTCTCCCTGGTCTACGGCCCCGGCACCAGCATCGGCCAGGCCCTGGTGGCCGACCCGGCGATCAAGGCCGTGGGATTCACCGGATCCCGCTCGGGCGGCACCGCGCTGATGGCGACGGCGGCGGCACGCCCCGAGCCCATCCCGGTCTACGCCGAGATGAGCTCCATCAACCCGGTCTTCTTCTTCGACGGCGCGCTCAAGGGCGACCTCGACGCGCTGGCCCAGGCCTACACCGCCTCCGTCACCGGCTCCAGCGGCCAGCTCTGCACGGCCCCCGGCCTGGTCTTCGTGCCGGCCGGCGAGACCGGCGACCGCTTCGCCGCCGCCGTCAACCGCGCCCTCGCGACAGCGCCCGGCCAGACCATGCTGACCAAGGGCATCGCCGAGTCCTGGCAGTCCGGCGTGGACGCGCTCGGCTCCCAGGCCGGCGTCGAGCTCGTGGCCAAGGGCCGGGACGGCGCGACGGAGAACGCGCCGGCCCCGACGGTCTTCGGCACCACCGTGGACACCTTCCTGTCCAACGAAGTCCTGCACGAAGAGATCTTCGGCGCGGCCTCGCTGATCATCCGCTACGCCTCTGCGGAGGAACTCGTCGCTTCCGCGCGGCGCCTTGAGGGCCAGCTCACCGCTACGCTGCACCTGACCGACGAGGACCACGCCACCGTGGCCCCGCTGCTTCCGGTGCTGGAGCGCAAGGTCGGCCGTATCCTCGTTAACGGCTGGCCCACCGGCGTCGAGGTGGGCCACGCCATGGTCCACGGCGGCCCCTTCCCGGCCACGTCCGATTCACGGACGACGTCGGTCGGCACCTTGGCGATTGAGCGTTTCCTTCGTCCGGTGGCCTACCAGAACATCCCGGACGGGCTGCTGCCGGCACCGCTGCGCAACGCCAACCCGTGGAACCTCAACCGCCGCGTCGACGGCACCGTCAAGCGCGCAGGAGAATAACGCATGACCAACCAGCCAACCATTGCCGCCGTCGAGGTCGTCCCGGTAGCCGGGCACGACTCGATGCTGCTCAACCTCTCCGGCGCGCACGGCCCGTTCTTCACCCGCAACGTCGTCATCATCACCGACTCCGAGGGCCGCACCGGCCTGGGTGAGGTGCCCGGCGGCGAGAAGATCCGGACCACCATCGAGGACGCCGGCCGGATCATCACCGGCCAGCCGGTGGCCCGCTTCCGCTCCCTGCTGCGCGACGTCGCCACCGCCTTCGCGGACCGCGACTCGGGCGGCCGCGGCCTGCAGACCTTCGACCTGCGGACCACCGTGCACGCGGTGACCGCCGTCGAGTCAGCCCTGCTGGACCTGCACGGCCAGTTCCTCGGTGTGCCGGTGGCCGAGCTGCTCGGCGACGGGCAGCAGCGCTCGGCCGTGCCGATGCTCGGCTACCTCTTCTATGTCGGCAACCCGGACAGCACCGACCTGCCGTACCTGCGCGAGCCCAACGGCGCCGACGAGTGGGAGCGGGTGCGCCGCGAGGAGGCCATGACCCCGGAGGCCGTGGTCCGGCTCGCCGAGGCCGCCCAGGCCCGCTACGGCTTCCAGGACTTCAAGCTCAAGGGCGGCGTACAGGGCGGCGACCTCGAGGTCGACGCCGTGACCGCGCTGAAGGAGCGCTTCCCGGACGCCCGGATCACCCTCGATCCGAACGGCGGCTGGCTGCTGCAGGACGCCATCCGGCTGGGCAAGCGCATGCGCGGCGTCGTCGCCTACGCGGAGGACCCGTGCGGTGCCGAAGGCAAGTTCTCCGGCCGCGAGGTGATGGCCGAGTTCCGCCGGGCCACCGGACTGCAGACCGCGACCAACATGATCGCCACGGACTGGCGGGAGATGTCGCACGCGGTGCGCTCGAACGCCGTCGATATTCCCCTGGCCGATCCGCACTTCTGGACCATGGCCGGGTCCGTCCGCGTGGCGCAGCTGTGCCACGAATTCGGACTCACTTGGGGATCGCATTCGAACAACCACTTCGACATCTCGCTCGCCATGTTCACCCACGTCGGGGCCGCCGCGCCGGGCGAGATCACCGCGCTGGACACGCACTGGATCTGGCAGGACGGGCAGGGCCTGACCCGCGACCCGCTGCTGATCCGCGACGGCGAAATCAAGGTGCCGGACGCACCCGGACTCGGCATCGAGCTGGACCGCGCCCGGCTGGACGAGGCGCACGCCCTGTACCTGGAGCATGGCCTCGGCGCCCGCGACGACGCCGTCTCCATGCAGTACCTGGTGCCGGGCTGGAAGTTCGACCCCAAGCGCCCCTGCCTGGTCCGCTAGAACCTGCCGCCGGAGCCCGTCCCAGCCGGGACGGGCTCCGGTTTGTCTGTGCCCGGCCCACTGAAGACCAGCTGCCCGGACGGCTTCGCCGCCGGCCGGACAGCACTGCGACCGAGGAGGTCTGTTGGAAGGCGTACTGCTCGGTTTCGGAGTAGTCCTGGCACTGGTTGCCGTCGGTTTCGGCGCGGCGGTGCTGCTGCCGCAGCAGACTCCGGCCATGCAGAAGGGCCTGACCCCGGCCATCTACTACATCACCAACCCGGCACTGATGTTCATCCTGCTGGCCGAGACCGACCTGGGCGCCGTCATCGGGGTCTACACGCCGATCGCGCTGATCACCGCCGCGCTGGCCGGCGGCCTCTATGCGCTGGTGGCGCGGCTGCTGCTGCGCCGCTCCGGGGCGCGGACCGCCGTCGGCGCGATGGCGTCCTCCTATGTCAACGCAGGCAACATCGGCATCCCGATCGCGATCTATGCGGTGGGCAGCTCCGCCCCGGTGGTCTCGGTCCTGCTGGCCCAACTGCTGGTCATCGCGCCGGTATACCTGTCCGTCTTCGCGTGGACCAGCCGCAAGCGCCCGGGCCCGCAGACGGCGGCAGCTAACGACGACGC encodes:
- the kdgD gene encoding 5-dehydro-4-deoxyglucarate dehydratase, producing MAQYTPQELADKLKEGLLSFPVTAFDADLKVDEAAYRTHLAWQSSFDVAGLFAAGGTGEGFSLTPEESARVVWMAVEEAGSRVPVLASAGGSTAQAIQNAKDAEAAGAEGLLLLPPYLTECDQAGLLAHVSAICSATSIGVIVYNRANAVYSAETVAKLADRHPNFIGFKDALGDIEHLTKVYAKNGDRLFYLGGLPTAETFALPLLQLGMSTYSSAMYNFVPEFALEFYRDVRNQDRVAVNEKLNRFVLPYLEIRDRAKGYGVSIVKGGLKAIGRDAGSVRPPLQDLTEQDVADLSALIDAAGIRPRDAAMAQPA
- a CDS encoding aldehyde dehydrogenase (NADP(+)); the encoded protein is MPTTETTLTGQSIIAGEQVAGTGRTMNGFDPRTNEVLEPAYTLIDADQLAAATAAAEEAFESFSSLDPETHAAFLEKIADNIEAAGLELVERAMAETGLPEARLAGERGRTTGQLRLFAQVVRQGDHRGVRIDPAQPERQPMPRVDIRQRKVALGPVAVFGASNFPLAFSTAGGDTASALAAGCPVVFKAHNAHPGTSEIVGRAITDAVRDSGLHPGVFSLVYGPGTSIGQALVADPAIKAVGFTGSRSGGTALMATAAARPEPIPVYAEMSSINPVFFFDGALKGDLDALAQAYTASVTGSSGQLCTAPGLVFVPAGETGDRFAAAVNRALATAPGQTMLTKGIAESWQSGVDALGSQAGVELVAKGRDGATENAPAPTVFGTTVDTFLSNEVLHEEIFGAASLIIRYASAEELVASARRLEGQLTATLHLTDEDHATVAPLLPVLERKVGRILVNGWPTGVEVGHAMVHGGPFPATSDSRTTSVGTLAIERFLRPVAYQNIPDGLLPAPLRNANPWNLNRRVDGTVKRAGE
- a CDS encoding enolase C-terminal domain-like protein, with protein sequence MTNQPTIAAVEVVPVAGHDSMLLNLSGAHGPFFTRNVVIITDSEGRTGLGEVPGGEKIRTTIEDAGRIITGQPVARFRSLLRDVATAFADRDSGGRGLQTFDLRTTVHAVTAVESALLDLHGQFLGVPVAELLGDGQQRSAVPMLGYLFYVGNPDSTDLPYLREPNGADEWERVRREEAMTPEAVVRLAEAAQARYGFQDFKLKGGVQGGDLEVDAVTALKERFPDARITLDPNGGWLLQDAIRLGKRMRGVVAYAEDPCGAEGKFSGREVMAEFRRATGLQTATNMIATDWREMSHAVRSNAVDIPLADPHFWTMAGSVRVAQLCHEFGLTWGSHSNNHFDISLAMFTHVGAAAPGEITALDTHWIWQDGQGLTRDPLLIRDGEIKVPDAPGLGIELDRARLDEAHALYLEHGLGARDDAVSMQYLVPGWKFDPKRPCLVR
- a CDS encoding AEC family transporter, giving the protein MEGVLLGFGVVLALVAVGFGAAVLLPQQTPAMQKGLTPAIYYITNPALMFILLAETDLGAVIGVYTPIALITAALAGGLYALVARLLLRRSGARTAVGAMASSYVNAGNIGIPIAIYAVGSSAPVVSVLLAQLLVIAPVYLSVFAWTSRKRPGPQTAAANDDASAPLSRTLLRSIANPVTVATAAGALMSVTGLHLPDVIWTPVEMLGNASIPLLLMLFGMSLYGQKPLSQRSVRADVALGSAVKLVLMPLVAWAVAHYLFGVDGAQLLGVVVMAALPTAQNVFLFSSQFGMQSTLVRDVIFLSSLLSLPAVLLVALLLG